In Microvenator marinus, one genomic interval encodes:
- a CDS encoding serine/threonine-protein kinase: MAVDLRPGDRFLDRFRIEYLAAEGGMASIYSARDELTSHSIAVKVLYPYYSDNAIIRTRFLEEGRIQQLLKHPNIVRVFQILDEPLMAILMEFVDGPTLDEYLGDEGPLSQEQVIDVIIPVMSALGFAHSRGIIHRDIKPSNILLQDSDVRRPKVVDFGVAKVKGGRQDLTATGTTVGTLHYMSPEQIVGSKSIDGRADIYSVGVTMYKLVTGEVPFNAPTEFALMMAQVEAPPLPPSRLRSGLSKELEAIILKAMEKKPDDRFQSIREFTQALLSLRIDSQGTIRDTVSERISVQLLDFAMQADEVAQDLTGEMDLELATMPLKSEPPLDTPTQEIEETLKIDRRQLLKAAESAGYAVAADKHSEPTVQIGASELAQLTGREPEIDESAPTENIPSLQSRLKAADSKAETRPVKPMRLRTGELPRVQAPDQDAKTDEVDSTRPSTPSAKRERLASSIPQLNPLAGSAHVDSADMTRPELKPRTDEDLPTPVLDRPSVQAKPLEPPRPSGSAEALELDVHPRVKRPSGPKMVLGKNYADTQERTREKPRLVPPVAPSQMGFPPLPTPRQNPQSRPVQPLPQPAPDQPNSGLQQVRPPDNQPQPRRPQDLTESNNLNKKRLAIGIVLLLMLLVLVVFIVLSIVP; encoded by the coding sequence ATGGCCGTTGACCTCAGACCCGGTGATCGTTTCCTCGACCGCTTCAGAATCGAATACCTCGCCGCTGAGGGGGGGATGGCATCGATCTATTCAGCGCGTGACGAGCTAACTTCGCACTCCATCGCGGTCAAAGTTCTCTATCCGTACTACTCGGACAACGCCATCATTCGGACGCGATTCCTCGAAGAAGGGCGAATTCAACAACTCCTCAAACACCCAAATATCGTGCGGGTTTTCCAGATTTTGGACGAGCCGTTGATGGCCATTCTGATGGAGTTTGTGGATGGTCCAACCCTTGACGAATACCTGGGTGACGAGGGCCCGCTCAGCCAGGAACAGGTTATCGATGTCATCATTCCGGTGATGTCGGCGCTCGGATTTGCCCATAGCCGCGGCATCATCCACCGAGATATCAAGCCATCAAACATCCTGCTCCAAGACTCCGACGTTCGGCGTCCAAAAGTCGTTGATTTCGGGGTCGCCAAGGTCAAGGGCGGCCGCCAGGACTTAACGGCGACGGGGACCACCGTCGGGACACTTCACTACATGAGCCCCGAACAAATCGTAGGCTCCAAGTCCATCGACGGCCGCGCGGATATCTACTCCGTGGGCGTGACCATGTACAAATTGGTCACGGGCGAGGTGCCCTTCAACGCGCCCACCGAGTTTGCGCTCATGATGGCCCAGGTCGAGGCCCCGCCTCTGCCGCCGAGCCGGCTTCGAAGCGGCCTCTCCAAAGAGCTTGAGGCCATCATCCTCAAGGCCATGGAGAAGAAGCCCGATGACCGCTTCCAGTCCATCCGCGAGTTCACCCAGGCGTTGCTCTCGTTGCGAATTGATTCGCAGGGGACCATCCGAGACACCGTCAGCGAGCGGATTTCCGTTCAACTTCTCGACTTCGCCATGCAGGCCGATGAGGTCGCGCAAGATTTGACCGGTGAAATGGACCTCGAATTGGCCACGATGCCGCTCAAGAGCGAGCCGCCGCTCGATACCCCCACGCAGGAAATCGAGGAGACGCTCAAGATCGACAGGCGCCAACTCCTGAAGGCCGCAGAATCGGCCGGATACGCGGTGGCGGCGGATAAACACTCCGAGCCCACCGTGCAAATCGGGGCGTCTGAGCTCGCGCAACTCACCGGGCGTGAACCTGAAATCGATGAAAGTGCCCCGACTGAGAACATCCCGTCCTTACAATCGAGACTGAAAGCCGCCGATTCAAAGGCCGAGACTCGGCCCGTCAAGCCGATGAGGCTCAGAACGGGTGAGCTCCCACGGGTTCAAGCACCTGACCAAGACGCGAAGACCGATGAGGTGGATTCCACGCGCCCCTCCACACCTTCGGCCAAACGAGAGCGGCTTGCCTCATCCATTCCGCAGCTCAATCCTCTGGCTGGTAGTGCCCACGTCGATAGTGCGGATATGACGCGCCCGGAGCTCAAACCCAGAACGGATGAGGATTTGCCTACGCCGGTCTTGGACCGTCCTTCGGTTCAAGCCAAACCACTCGAGCCGCCGCGCCCATCAGGTAGTGCTGAGGCCCTCGAGCTCGATGTTCACCCCCGTGTGAAAAGGCCTTCCGGCCCGAAGATGGTGCTCGGCAAGAATTACGCAGACACACAGGAAAGAACACGAGAAAAACCCAGGCTTGTCCCACCTGTGGCGCCCTCGCAAATGGGTTTCCCTCCGCTACCGACACCCCGGCAAAATCCCCAGTCGCGTCCCGTGCAGCCCTTGCCGCAACCGGCTCCGGACCAGCCCAATTCAGGGCTTCAACAGGTTCGGCCTCCAGATAACCAGCCGCAGCCAAGGCGCCCACAAGACCTCACCGAGTCGAATAATCTGAACAAGAAACGACTCGCGATCGGAATAGTTTTGCTCCTGATGCTCCTTGTCTTAGTCGTGTTCATCGTGTTGAGCATTGTCCCATAA
- a CDS encoding serine/threonine-protein kinase, with protein sequence MAPNLPNLKPGDVVAGRFRIVEIIGSGGFSVVYRAHQEDMNRFVALKVLKPTASHDAKIVERFRREAYFASYLSHANTITLYDYGHTDTGLCYIAMEYLVGNDLSVVVQRHEPMDLKRVWKILVQSCRSLAEAHRLGLVHRDLKPENIFLTQREEQEYVKVLDFGVSKAITNIGDAGPNTMRPLTQEGTVFGTPLYMAPEQAMAEEITPAVDVYALGHIAFEMITGHAAYERCTNAMDVMLRQINDPPLALPDPWSGSPFSELITQCTQKDPNYRIPSASVLLDNLMAPEFDAYADPMEKPSRPRTQALQAVAVDPADLLDDKEVEELYRWELDTLEATFKECQSTNQPRLVVIRGVPGSGRSNLLRAFLRRSRGADNTLVLHRGPSAEASETSLETELSVLTGKALQGSGIVEVKRLLMELYGEDQELAFSADQIQRDSRPLQALSSMRDSLLARISGPFRALAKRRTLVWGLENLERLDTLTLAFLDRFFRDLQADPKPVMLVVTVDPDELGQRTGLARYTESLLQAGRPFARQMHLVTEDEDEEVLATQRMQAIPEFVQRDGSYVGAGLSDSEADDEPLTQRIELDETPQDSSSAFDTILGYLAQLGDEVPLDLWKLVYARILSTDLIRVADMVIHQAEKFGILHVHDEVIRFSKPGFAETLRQGFEAIEGVKAAHLKLAELMQQFYNQPSLTQVKLIASHYRRGGKSAQALNILMDQGEMAFQRLDLDSAREFYLSVQKIVESDAPPPSGWGLEEAQIWLRLGEVHGALREHGAAEDALNKAMRTLRLDDRETEGKANKLLGDLAVYQERYTNALKFFDKARDAYRVMGSNRPFVAITNEMGRVALLQGRTGLAEDLSRQALEMAQRLQEPLLLARVNRQLGGVLTRRGRFSEAREHLKHALSIFESRARDSDTVECLIELGQAEFADASYADAQDHFRRAIGLAASHHHNSLHDANLGLAWAYAAQGHVAEATEHLEQVLSRVRANQDRQRITEVLLHLGDARFAAGNLADARVSYNGTLELAEAIGLRRIWVAAMVRLAYLHLEEGEEPQVFKALGKALSRCEELGYTEGQLQVKSHVIYIQLLLYGFPPSGETFSGLLQKEEDSPRVASLTYLFRADVAAARGEYANALSFLRYAHVSAAQVGDYTMFIPIARRLNLVKDAMAQPVDPLTNGWGLGAMVPPEVGRRRFDRLPKAG encoded by the coding sequence ATGGCTCCTAACCTCCCGAATTTGAAGCCCGGTGATGTTGTTGCGGGACGTTTCCGTATCGTTGAGATCATCGGTTCGGGTGGCTTCTCGGTGGTCTATCGCGCGCACCAGGAGGATATGAACCGGTTTGTGGCGCTCAAGGTGCTCAAGCCTACCGCGTCTCACGACGCGAAGATCGTGGAGCGATTTCGGCGCGAAGCCTACTTCGCAAGCTACCTCTCGCACGCCAATACCATCACGCTCTATGACTATGGCCACACCGATACCGGTCTCTGTTATATCGCCATGGAGTATCTGGTCGGCAACGACCTCTCCGTCGTGGTTCAGCGACACGAGCCCATGGATCTCAAGCGCGTTTGGAAGATTTTGGTGCAATCGTGTCGCTCACTTGCGGAGGCGCATCGCCTTGGCCTTGTGCACCGCGACCTAAAACCCGAGAACATCTTTCTCACCCAGCGTGAAGAGCAAGAGTACGTCAAGGTTCTGGACTTCGGCGTTTCAAAGGCCATTACGAATATTGGTGATGCCGGCCCAAACACCATGCGCCCTCTCACGCAGGAGGGGACCGTCTTCGGAACACCGCTCTACATGGCGCCCGAGCAGGCGATGGCCGAGGAGATTACCCCTGCCGTAGATGTCTACGCGCTCGGTCATATCGCGTTTGAGATGATCACCGGACATGCTGCCTACGAGCGTTGCACCAACGCCATGGACGTGATGTTGCGCCAGATCAACGATCCGCCGCTCGCGCTTCCGGACCCCTGGAGTGGCTCGCCGTTTTCCGAGCTCATCACCCAATGCACTCAAAAAGACCCGAACTACCGGATTCCTTCGGCGTCGGTGCTGCTCGACAACTTGATGGCCCCCGAGTTCGACGCGTACGCGGACCCGATGGAGAAGCCGTCACGCCCAAGAACACAGGCCCTGCAGGCAGTCGCAGTGGATCCCGCAGACCTCTTGGACGACAAGGAAGTCGAGGAACTTTACCGCTGGGAGCTCGACACTCTCGAGGCCACGTTCAAAGAGTGCCAATCCACCAATCAGCCCCGTCTCGTGGTGATTCGTGGTGTGCCGGGTTCAGGTCGCTCCAACCTACTGCGTGCGTTCCTCAGGCGCTCTCGCGGCGCTGATAATACCCTTGTTTTGCATCGCGGACCGAGCGCCGAGGCCAGCGAAACGAGTCTCGAAACCGAGCTTTCTGTACTCACCGGCAAAGCGCTTCAGGGCTCGGGAATCGTTGAGGTTAAACGCCTCCTGATGGAGCTCTACGGTGAGGATCAAGAACTCGCGTTTTCTGCGGACCAAATTCAGCGTGATTCGCGGCCACTTCAGGCGCTCAGCTCCATGCGCGACAGCCTGCTCGCCCGCATATCCGGGCCCTTTAGAGCGCTCGCCAAACGTCGAACGCTCGTTTGGGGCCTTGAGAACCTGGAGCGTCTTGATACGCTGACTCTGGCGTTTCTCGACCGATTTTTCCGGGACCTTCAGGCGGACCCGAAACCTGTGATGCTCGTGGTCACGGTCGACCCCGATGAACTCGGACAGCGCACGGGATTGGCCCGTTACACGGAGTCCCTGCTCCAGGCTGGTCGCCCCTTTGCGCGTCAGATGCATCTCGTCACCGAAGACGAGGACGAGGAGGTGCTCGCCACTCAACGGATGCAGGCCATTCCCGAGTTTGTTCAGCGTGACGGTTCGTACGTAGGCGCCGGCCTGAGTGACTCAGAGGCTGATGATGAGCCCCTGACGCAGCGGATTGAGCTCGACGAGACCCCGCAGGACTCCTCGAGTGCATTCGACACCATTTTGGGATATCTCGCGCAGCTCGGTGACGAAGTCCCGCTAGACCTATGGAAACTCGTCTACGCCCGCATCCTCTCCACGGACCTGATTCGAGTGGCAGATATGGTCATTCATCAGGCCGAAAAGTTCGGAATCCTGCACGTTCATGACGAAGTCATACGTTTTTCCAAGCCGGGTTTTGCCGAGACTCTAAGACAGGGTTTTGAGGCTATCGAAGGGGTAAAGGCTGCGCATCTCAAGCTCGCCGAGCTCATGCAGCAATTCTACAACCAGCCGTCCTTGACGCAGGTCAAACTCATCGCGTCGCATTATCGGCGTGGTGGCAAGTCGGCGCAGGCCCTCAATATCCTGATGGATCAGGGCGAGATGGCTTTCCAGCGTTTGGACCTCGACAGCGCCCGCGAGTTCTATCTTTCGGTCCAGAAAATCGTCGAGTCTGACGCACCGCCACCTTCGGGCTGGGGTCTTGAAGAAGCCCAGATTTGGCTCCGATTGGGTGAGGTCCACGGGGCACTTCGTGAACACGGTGCCGCTGAAGATGCGCTGAACAAAGCCATGCGGACCCTGCGCCTCGACGACCGCGAGACCGAGGGCAAGGCCAACAAGCTTTTGGGCGACCTCGCCGTGTACCAAGAACGATACACCAACGCCCTTAAATTCTTCGACAAGGCGCGCGACGCCTACCGCGTCATGGGCTCCAATCGACCCTTTGTGGCGATCACAAACGAAATGGGTCGCGTTGCCTTGCTCCAGGGACGAACCGGACTCGCCGAAGACCTCTCTCGGCAGGCGCTCGAGATGGCGCAAAGGCTCCAAGAGCCGCTGCTTTTGGCCCGCGTAAACCGCCAACTCGGCGGTGTGCTCACAAGGCGCGGTCGATTCTCCGAGGCCAGAGAACACCTGAAGCACGCACTAAGTATTTTCGAGAGCCGCGCTCGCGATTCTGACACCGTAGAATGCCTCATCGAGCTCGGTCAGGCCGAGTTCGCCGACGCTTCCTATGCCGACGCTCAAGACCATTTCAGGCGCGCGATCGGTCTTGCTGCATCGCACCATCATAACTCTCTTCATGACGCAAACCTTGGCTTGGCCTGGGCCTATGCCGCTCAGGGCCATGTGGCCGAAGCCACCGAGCACCTGGAACAAGTGTTATCTAGGGTGCGAGCAAACCAGGACCGTCAACGCATCACGGAAGTCCTTTTGCACCTTGGTGACGCGCGATTTGCCGCAGGAAATCTGGCCGATGCGCGCGTGAGCTACAACGGGACACTCGAGCTCGCCGAGGCGATTGGTCTGAGGCGAATCTGGGTCGCGGCTATGGTCCGTTTGGCCTACCTCCACCTCGAAGAAGGCGAAGAACCACAGGTGTTTAAGGCGCTTGGAAAGGCGCTCTCACGTTGTGAGGAGCTCGGGTACACCGAAGGACAACTGCAGGTGAAGTCGCACGTCATCTACATCCAGCTTCTGCTCTACGGCTTCCCACCAAGCGGGGAGACCTTCTCGGGCCTTCTTCAGAAAGAGGAAGACTCGCCGCGCGTGGCCTCTCTGACGTACCTCTTCCGCGCCGACGTGGCCGCTGCGCGCGGCGAATACGCAAACGCGCTTAGCTTCCTGAGATACGCCCACGTCTCTGCAGCTCAGGTAGGCGACTACACTATGTTCATTCCGATCGCGCGCCGACTCAACCTCGTCAAGGACGCCATGGCACAGCCCGTGGACCCTCTCACCAACGGTTGGGGGCTCGGCGCCATGGTCCCGCCCGAAGTAGGGCGTCGCCGATTCGACCGACTCCCCAAAGCAGGTTAG